The Pimelobacter simplex genomic sequence CTCTTCGTTGTAGCAGGGGACGACGACGGAGAGCATCCCGGTAAAAGTCTTGCTCGAATCCGCCACGGCCTGCACCCTATCGGGTATTCATGGGCACATGACTCGCCGCGCGCTCGGGCGCCCGAACGACCCGCGCCCGCGCGTCGTCTTCGTGGTTCTCTCCATCCACGGCCGCAGCGGCGTCTCACGCGCGGTCACCAACATCGCGGGCGCCCTCGCGGCGACCCACCGCGTCGAGATCATCAGCGTGTACGACGGCGGCTCGCGCGCCTTTGCGATCGACCCCCGCATCGAGGTCACCTACGTGGTCCCGGTCGGCTTCCGCCAGCTCGACACCCTGCCGTGGCGGAGCCGGCGCCAGGCCCACCGGCGCAGCCGGTTCCTCGAGGAGAAGTACTACTCGGCGCTCACCGACGCCGGGCTGAGCGCCGCCCTCGGGCGCTACGGCCCCGGGGACGTCGTGATCACCGCGCGTCCCTCGCTCCACCGGTTCGCCGCCGAGGTGCTCGCCCCGGAGGTGACGCTGGTCGGCTGGGACCACCTCAACTTTCCCGCGCGCAAGCGCCCGGGCGGCGGGCTCAAGGCGATCCGCCAGGCGATGCCGCGGATGGCGGCGTTCGTCGTCCTCACCGAGGCCGACCGGCGCGACTACGCCCGCAAGCACCCCGAGGCGCGGATCGTGGTGATCCGCAACGCGATCCCGTGGTCGGCGCCCGCCGAGCGCGCCGCGCGGGACACCCGGACGGTGGTCGCCGCGGGGCGGCTCGCGCCGGTCAAGGGCTTCGACCGGCTCATCGACGCCTGGGCGGTGCTGGCGCCCGAGGCGCCCGACTGGCGGTGCCGGATCCTGGGCATGGGTCCGCTGCACGACGAGCTCCAGGACCAGATCGTCCGGTTGGGCCTGACCACGATCGAGCTGGCCGGCAACTCCGACGACATGCCCGGCGAGTTGCGCGGGGCCGAGGTCTTCGCGATGTCCTCGCACCACGAGGGGCTGCCGATGACGATCATCGAGGCGCTCAGCCAGGGCACGCCCGTGGTGAGCTTCGACTGCCCGCGCGGTCCCGGCGAGCTGGTGACCGAGACCAACGGCCGGCTGGTGCCCGACGGCGACGTCCCGGCGCTGACCGCGGCGCTGCGCGAGCTGATGGGCAGCAAGGAGCTGCGCGACCGGCTCGGGACGCAGGCCCTGCAGGACTCCCGGCAGTACGACATCGATCACGTGGCGGAGGTCTGGCGGAGGCTCCTGGCCGACCTGGCAGGATGACCGCCCATGAGCAAGACGAACCCGGGCAACTTCTTCGAGGACTTCACGGTCGGCCAGGTCATCCGCCACGCCACGCCGCGCACGGTGACCGAGGGGGACCGGGCCGTCTACGGGTCGCTCTACCCGACGCGCTTCGCGGTGCCGTCGTCGGCGGCCTTCGCCGCGGCGGTCGGGCTCGACCTGCACCCGGTCGAGGAGCTCATCGCCTTCCACATCGCCTTCGGCAAGACCGTCCCGGACGTCTCGCTCAACGCGGTCGCCAACCTCGGGTACGCCGAGTGCCGGTTCCACCTGCCCGTCGTCCCCGGTGACACGCTGAGCACGACGTCCGAGGTGATCGGCCTCAAGCAGAACTCCAACGGCAAGAGCGGCGTCGTCTACGTCCGCTCCACCGCGACCAACCAGCGCGGCGAGGTCGTCCTCGACTGGGCCCGCTGGGTGATGGTCCACAAGCGCGACGCCGACGCGCCCGCGCCCGAGCCCGTGCTCCCGGAGCTGGCGCCCGCCGTGGCCGCCGCCGACCTGGTGGTCCCCGCCGGCCTGGACTTCACCGGCTACGACTTCGCGGCGGCCGGCGAGCCGCACCGCTTCGACGACTACGCGGTGGGCGAGAAGATCGACCACGTCGACGGCGTCACCCTGACCGAGTCCGAGCACCAGCAGGCCACCCGGCTGTGGCAGAACACCGCCAAGGTGCACTTCAACGTCGAGGCCCGTCCCGACGGCAACCGGCTCGTCTACGGCGGTCACGTGATCTCGCTGGCCCGCGCGCTGTCGTTCAACGGCCTGGCCAACGCCCAGCTCGTCGCCGCGATCAACGCCGGCGCCCACACCGCGCCCGCGTTCGCCGGCGACACCGTCTACGCCTGGTCCGAGGTGCTCGACAAGGCCGAGACGTCCGCGCCCGGGGTCGGTGCGCTGCGCCTGCGCCTGGTCGCCACCAAGGGCCGCGACGAGTCCATGACGCTGCGCGGCGACGACGGCAAGTACGCCGCCGGGGTGCTGCTCGACCTCGACTACTGGGTGCTCGTGCCGCGCTGATGGCCGTGCTCCGCCGGGTCCCGTTCACCATCGGCGTCGCCGCCCTGATCCTCGGGCTGGCGATCGCCACCGGGACCCTGTGGTCACCGCTGGAGTCGAAGGACTGGTTCGCCGACGTGGCCTACGGGCCGCAGGCGCTCGCCGACCACCGCTGGTGGACGTTCGCGACCGGGGCGCTGTTCGCGCTCGCGCCGTGGCAGTACCCGGTGGTGATCGGCTTCTTCGTGCTGCTCTCGGGGCTCGCCGAGTGGCGCCTGGGCACCAAGGTCGCCGCGGTCTGCGTCGTGCTCGGCCAGCTGGTCGGCGTGGTCGGCGGCTGCGCGCTCGTGCTGCTGCTCGCCGAGACCGGCTGGGGCTGGGCGGTGCGGATCTCCGACGACCTCGACCTGGGCTTCAGCGCGGGTGGCATGTGCGCCGCGATGATCGCCAGCGCCGGGCTGCGCCGCCGCTGGCGCGGCCGGGTCCGGCTCGCGCTCGTCGGCTACACGCTCACGTCGCTGACCTTCCTCGGCTTCCTGTACGACGTCGAGCACCTCGTCGCCGTGGTCGTCGGCCTGGTCGCGGGCCCGTGGGTGGTGGGCCGGCGCCCGACGCCGCTGCGCACGGTGCTGCAGGCGACGTTCACCCGGCGCGACCTGCGGCTGATCGCGGCCGGCTTCTTCTGGTGGAGCGCCGCGCTGACGCTGATCGCCCAGGTGGTCGACCGCGAGGGGCCGTTCGGGCAGATCGGCGGTGACCCGGAGTCGTGGTGGTGGGTGCTCGTGCAGGTCGCCGCGGACCTCGTCGTCGCCCAGGGGCTGGTCCGCGGGCGTCGTACCTGGTGGTGGGTGGCGGCGGTGATCACCGCGCTGAGCGTGGTGCTGGTCCTCGTCTCGGCCGGCTTCGTGCTGGCCGGCGAGCTCGACAACAGCGGACTGCTCTGGTTGAGCCTCGTGCTCGACGGGCTCGGTCTCGTCGTCCTGCTCTGGGGCCGTCGCGCCTTCCGCAACCCCGGCCGCCGTGGCCTGCGCAAGGCCGGTCCCCAGAGCATCGGGGCGCTGGCCACCGACGCCCACCGGGCCCGGGCGCGGGCCCTGCTCGCCGACCACGGCTCCGGCAACCGGCTCGCCTGGATGACCACCTGGCCGCAGAACTCCTGGTGGTTCGGCCCCGAGGACGGTGCGGTGGCCTACCGGCTGACGTCGGGCGTCGCGATCGGGCTGTGCGACCCCATCGCCGGCGAGCGGCACCCGCACGAGGTTGCCGACGCGTTCGTCGCCGCGGCCCGCGACGGCGGGACGACGCCGTGCCTGTTCAGCGCGAGCCCGGTCCTCGCCGACTGGGCCCGGGAGCGCGGCTGGCTCGCGGTCCAGGTGGCCGAGGAGGCGATCGTCGACCTGGCCGGCCTGGAGTTCCGCGGGAAGAAGTGGCAGGACGTGCGCTCGGCGTTCAACCAGGCCGAGAAGCAGGGCATCGAGGTGCGCCTGCACCGGCTCGCCGAGGCGCCGCGCAGCATCCGGGTCCAGGTCGCCGCGATCTGCGACGAGTGGGTCCACGACAAGAAGCTGCCCGAGATGGGCTTCACCCTCGGCGGGCTCGAGGAGGCGAAGGATCCCGACGTGTGGATCGCCATCGCCGTCGACCAGGACATGACCGTGCACGGCGTGACCAGCTGGATGCCGATCCACGGCGCCAACGGCCAGGTCGAGGGCTGGACCCTCGACCTCATGCGCCGGCTGCCGGGCGGCTTCCGCTACGC encodes the following:
- a CDS encoding bifunctional lysylphosphatidylglycerol flippase/synthetase MprF, whose amino-acid sequence is MAVLRRVPFTIGVAALILGLAIATGTLWSPLESKDWFADVAYGPQALADHRWWTFATGALFALAPWQYPVVIGFFVLLSGLAEWRLGTKVAAVCVVLGQLVGVVGGCALVLLLAETGWGWAVRISDDLDLGFSAGGMCAAMIASAGLRRRWRGRVRLALVGYTLTSLTFLGFLYDVEHLVAVVVGLVAGPWVVGRRPTPLRTVLQATFTRRDLRLIAAGFFWWSAALTLIAQVVDREGPFGQIGGDPESWWWVLVQVAADLVVAQGLVRGRRTWWWVAAVITALSVVLVLVSAGFVLAGELDNSGLLWLSLVLDGLGLVVLLWGRRAFRNPGRRGLRKAGPQSIGALATDAHRARARALLADHGSGNRLAWMTTWPQNSWWFGPEDGAVAYRLTSGVAIGLCDPIAGERHPHEVADAFVAAARDGGTTPCLFSASPVLADWARERGWLAVQVAEEAIVDLAGLEFRGKKWQDVRSAFNQAEKQGIEVRLHRLAEAPRSIRVQVAAICDEWVHDKKLPEMGFTLGGLEEAKDPDVWIAIAVDQDMTVHGVTSWMPIHGANGQVEGWTLDLMRRLPGGFRYAMELLIAGSCQIFRDDGYALVSLSGAPLAHARGGGEDERGVVDTMLDRLGEVLEPYYGFRSLQAFKAKFQPRYEPLYLLVEDEAVLPLAGVAIGRAYLADATLGQLLSLTVKG
- a CDS encoding glycosyltransferase, translating into MTRRALGRPNDPRPRVVFVVLSIHGRSGVSRAVTNIAGALAATHRVEIISVYDGGSRAFAIDPRIEVTYVVPVGFRQLDTLPWRSRRQAHRRSRFLEEKYYSALTDAGLSAALGRYGPGDVVITARPSLHRFAAEVLAPEVTLVGWDHLNFPARKRPGGGLKAIRQAMPRMAAFVVLTEADRRDYARKHPEARIVVIRNAIPWSAPAERAARDTRTVVAAGRLAPVKGFDRLIDAWAVLAPEAPDWRCRILGMGPLHDELQDQIVRLGLTTIELAGNSDDMPGELRGAEVFAMSSHHEGLPMTIIEALSQGTPVVSFDCPRGPGELVTETNGRLVPDGDVPALTAALRELMGSKELRDRLGTQALQDSRQYDIDHVAEVWRRLLADLAG
- a CDS encoding MaoC family dehydratase; this translates as MSKTNPGNFFEDFTVGQVIRHATPRTVTEGDRAVYGSLYPTRFAVPSSAAFAAAVGLDLHPVEELIAFHIAFGKTVPDVSLNAVANLGYAECRFHLPVVPGDTLSTTSEVIGLKQNSNGKSGVVYVRSTATNQRGEVVLDWARWVMVHKRDADAPAPEPVLPELAPAVAAADLVVPAGLDFTGYDFAAAGEPHRFDDYAVGEKIDHVDGVTLTESEHQQATRLWQNTAKVHFNVEARPDGNRLVYGGHVISLARALSFNGLANAQLVAAINAGAHTAPAFAGDTVYAWSEVLDKAETSAPGVGALRLRLVATKGRDESMTLRGDDGKYAAGVLLDLDYWVLVPR